TTATATCTCCTTCGTAAGCTACAAGTGTGCCATCTGGATTAAATTCGCCTGCTGCAAAAACACCTTTGATTGACATTAAATTTTTTAGGTCTGCCATTTTACCCACCTCCTAATTAAACATACTTGCTTAAAACTTCAAAAGTTTTGTCAAAGTCAGCTTTTGAAAGCTCAACAAAAACTCCAACATTTCCCATGATGCATGCAGCATATTTTCCGGCTGCTACTGCAAAACCTTGAACAGGATAAAATCCTTCTTTACCTGTGTATGCGCTCCAACCTTTTGCTTGCATGTTTCCTATAGCTCTGTTAGCTGCAGCCATCAATGCAGCTATTTCTGCCGCTTTTTCTGAAATGTCCCCAGTGTAAGATAAAAGTCTTCCGTCTTCAGAAAATTCACCTGTTGCAACTGCTCCAGGCAACGACATTAACTCGTGCAACCTTGATAAAAATTGCCATGACCAACACCTCATAAAAAATTTTCAAAAAATATGTATATAAATTTTCATGCCAATTAAATTAAGTATTTTATAAAATGATATTATTTATGAAATAAATTTTGACTAAGATGTTGCAAAAACTGTTGCATGCTTTAAAATGTTACATAGTATGTTGAATAGGTTAATTGGTATGGATAATATTAAATGATTTTTTATATTAATGTGCTTCGTATAAATTAAATAATATTTAACGTTTTCCTTTTTATCCCT
This is a stretch of genomic DNA from Sulfurihydrogenibium sp.. It encodes these proteins:
- a CDS encoding DUF2173 family protein, producing MSLPGAVATGEFSEDGRLLSYTGDISEKAAEIAALMAAANRAIGNMQAKGWSAYTGKEGFYPVQGFAVAAGKYAACIMGNVGVFVELSKADFDKTFEVLSKYV